The Actinomycetes bacterium genome window below encodes:
- a CDS encoding DUF2306 domain-containing protein, producing the protein MPIALLLLSAVPVLAGTLRLVQLAGGPALMPADHRFGGFPLPLMTHIVMASTYAVVGAFQFVPRFRRNHRGWHRGAGRVLAAAGLLVAGSALWMTLFNAPQPGTGFLPYVLRLVFGSAMAACLVLGVTTIRRGDVAGHRAWMIRGYAIGLAAGTQAFTGGISGALFCTGVTQGDLAEAAAWAINLAVAELMIRRHTGPGPSSRPVRADRRSAPAGAPS; encoded by the coding sequence GTGCCCATCGCCCTGCTGCTGCTCAGTGCCGTCCCGGTGCTGGCCGGGACGCTGCGGCTGGTCCAGCTGGCCGGTGGTCCCGCGCTGATGCCCGCCGACCACCGGTTCGGTGGCTTCCCGCTCCCTCTGATGACCCACATCGTCATGGCCAGCACGTACGCGGTCGTCGGTGCCTTCCAGTTCGTGCCCCGGTTCCGTCGCAACCACCGGGGCTGGCACCGCGGTGCTGGCCGGGTCCTGGCCGCGGCCGGACTGCTCGTCGCCGGCTCGGCGCTCTGGATGACGTTGTTCAACGCACCCCAGCCCGGGACGGGCTTCCTGCCCTACGTGCTGCGCCTCGTGTTCGGATCAGCGATGGCCGCGTGCCTGGTCCTCGGCGTCACCACGATCCGCCGCGGCGACGTCGCCGGTCACCGCGCCTGGATGATCCGCGGCTACGCCATCGGCCTCGCCGCCGGGACACAGGCGTTCACCGGAGGCATCAGCGGCGCGCTGTTCTGCACCGGCGTGACACAAGGCGATCTCGCCGAGGCAGCCGCGTGGGCGATCAACCTCGCTGTCGCGGAGTTGATGATCCGCCGCCACACCGGCCCTGGGCCATCGAGCCGCCCCGTCCGCGCCGACCGACGTTCCGCACCTGCGGGAGCGCCGTCGTGA